The proteins below are encoded in one region of Candidatus Eisenbacteria bacterium:
- a CDS encoding tetratricopeptide repeat protein yields MAIKRKAQQLVQKGDVNGAIAEYEKLFEGGDKDPYDFIVVADLLAKRGSMQEAVRRYRQAVDEYAKSELYKNAIAVCKKILRISKEDLAIHRTLGELYAKEGLYGDAQIHYLEFAEGSIRRQDHDAALDVLDEVLKLSADNFDLSEKYVEIALRADQPERGGRELLRRAERAKLTGRIDEAEAIRERVSTLAPSLLTSFPGAPGAAVPVPTGAPGAPAQPARPEAGLEPGVEEAVDRGLGFEPSSRAIERELATPVAPPSQREEVAAASGGPPSVREPEPELQSHEELARGYLQSGNKDLAAEEYWKASELAFFRGDMARARELLSALLGIEPTHEAALRRFVDIAARAGDGPAEARARFELGEVYLAHEEWELSRLEYLRCLELDPENDRARGRVQRLDALLNGRPEAGAPIDLDSLPDERPASSVRVRDEEQVPPSGDPLIDLEEIIDEFKAGVSERISGEDHESHYDLGMAYMEMGLYDEAIGEFQVASKGSPMEVKCLEMIALCFLEKNEPASAARELSRALELPGYGPEETISIRYNLAVANERLGNLDRALQHFEEVYLLNVDFLKVASKVKELKQRLARAEDRA; encoded by the coding sequence ATGGCGATCAAGCGGAAGGCGCAGCAGCTCGTCCAAAAGGGCGACGTGAACGGCGCCATCGCCGAATACGAGAAGCTCTTCGAGGGAGGCGACAAGGACCCCTACGACTTCATCGTCGTGGCCGACCTCCTCGCGAAGCGCGGCTCCATGCAGGAAGCCGTGCGCCGCTATCGCCAGGCGGTCGACGAGTACGCGAAGAGCGAGCTCTACAAGAACGCGATCGCCGTATGCAAGAAGATCCTCCGCATCTCCAAGGAAGACCTCGCCATCCACCGCACGCTGGGAGAGCTGTACGCGAAGGAAGGGCTGTACGGGGACGCGCAGATTCATTATCTCGAGTTCGCCGAGGGCTCGATCCGGCGCCAGGATCATGACGCGGCGCTCGATGTGCTCGATGAGGTGCTCAAGCTTTCGGCCGATAATTTCGACCTCTCCGAAAAGTACGTCGAGATCGCGCTTCGCGCCGATCAGCCGGAGCGGGGCGGCCGCGAGCTCCTGAGGCGCGCGGAGCGCGCGAAGCTCACCGGACGGATCGATGAGGCCGAGGCGATCCGGGAGCGGGTCTCCACGCTCGCCCCCAGCCTGCTGACATCGTTCCCGGGAGCTCCCGGCGCCGCCGTGCCCGTTCCCACGGGAGCGCCCGGCGCCCCCGCACAGCCGGCGCGTCCGGAGGCGGGCCTGGAGCCCGGCGTGGAGGAGGCGGTCGATCGCGGTCTCGGCTTCGAACCCTCGTCACGCGCCATCGAACGCGAGCTCGCGACGCCGGTCGCCCCTCCGTCCCAGCGTGAAGAGGTGGCCGCGGCGTCCGGCGGCCCCCCATCCGTGCGCGAGCCGGAACCCGAGCTTCAGAGCCACGAGGAGCTGGCGCGCGGCTATCTCCAATCCGGAAACAAAGACCTTGCCGCCGAAGAATACTGGAAGGCGAGCGAGCTGGCGTTCTTCCGCGGGGATATGGCTCGCGCGCGGGAGCTTCTCTCGGCTCTGCTCGGCATCGAGCCCACCCACGAAGCGGCGCTTCGGCGTTTTGTGGATATCGCCGCGCGGGCGGGGGATGGCCCGGCGGAAGCCCGGGCGCGCTTCGAGCTGGGTGAGGTCTACCTCGCGCACGAAGAATGGGAACTCTCCCGCTTGGAATATCTCCGTTGCCTGGAGCTCGATCCCGAGAACGACCGCGCGCGCGGTCGGGTCCAGCGTCTCGACGCGCTCCTGAACGGCCGCCCGGAGGCCGGAGCCCCGATCGATCTCGACTCGCTTCCGGACGAGCGCCCCGCCTCGAGCGTGCGGGTGCGCGACGAGGAGCAGGTTCCTCCGAGCGGAGACCCGCTCATCGATCTCGAGGAGATCATCGACGAGTTCAAAGCCGGCGTCAGCGAGCGCATCTCCGGGGAAGACCACGAGAGCCACTACGACCTCGGCATGGCCTACATGGAAATGGGTCTCTACGACGAAGCGATCGGCGAGTTCCAGGTGGCCTCCAAGGGGAGCCCGATGGAGGTCAAGTGCCTGGAAATGATCGCCCTCTGCTTCCTCGAAAAGAACGAGCCGGCTTCGGCGGCACGCGAGCTGAGCCGGGCCCTCGAGCTTCCGGGGTACGGTCCCGAGGAGACGATCAGCATCCGATACAATCTCGCCGTGGCGAACGAGCGGCTCGGGAATCTCGACCGAGCGCTCCAGCATTTTGAAGAGGTCTACCTCTTGAACGTGGATTTCCTGAAGGTCGCAAGTAAGGTGAAAGAATTGAAGCAACGTCTTGCGCGCGCGGAAGATCGAGCCTGA
- a CDS encoding PHP domain-containing protein: MSRIDLHMHSSASDGSFTPDAVTRTAASNGVEIFSLTDHDTLDGLPAAALCAKQCGLRLIPGVELSVSEEAMDVHLLAYGFDETDPTLGAAVARYREGRRERARKILSRLKGLGIRISLEEIETIAHGGSLGRPHVAEALLRAGHVESFNEAFQRYLGHHAPAYVPKPRVTLEEASTIVRDAGGVTILAHPGTLNRDYLIPAWARRGLDGIEVWHSKHDAAAVERYRGFAQLHGLLMTGGSDYHGERTPGITIGSVEVPDEILKPLDALLKTRRPVRSRS; the protein is encoded by the coding sequence ATGTCGCGCATCGATCTCCACATGCATTCGAGCGCCTCGGACGGGTCCTTCACCCCGGACGCGGTGACGAGGACCGCGGCTTCGAACGGCGTCGAGATCTTCTCGCTCACCGATCACGACACCCTGGACGGACTTCCCGCCGCGGCTCTTTGCGCGAAGCAATGCGGCCTCCGGCTCATCCCGGGCGTGGAGCTATCCGTCAGCGAGGAGGCGATGGATGTTCACCTGCTCGCCTATGGGTTCGACGAGACCGATCCCACGCTCGGGGCGGCGGTCGCCCGCTATCGTGAAGGCCGCCGGGAACGCGCACGGAAAATTCTTTCGCGCTTGAAGGGGCTGGGCATCCGGATCTCGCTCGAGGAGATCGAGACGATCGCGCACGGCGGCTCGCTCGGGCGCCCGCACGTCGCGGAGGCGCTGCTCCGCGCGGGGCACGTCGAGTCGTTCAACGAGGCGTTCCAGCGCTATCTCGGACACCATGCTCCGGCCTATGTGCCGAAGCCTCGGGTCACGCTCGAGGAGGCATCCACGATCGTGCGCGACGCGGGCGGTGTCACGATCCTCGCGCATCCTGGAACCCTGAACCGCGATTACCTGATTCCGGCCTGGGCCCGGCGCGGCCTGGACGGGATCGAGGTTTGGCACTCGAAGCACGACGCCGCGGCGGTGGAGCGCTATCGCGGGTTCGCCCAGCTTCACGGCCTTCTCATGACGGGAGGCTCGGATTATCACGGCGAGCGGACGCCCGGGATCACGATCGGGAGCGTCGAGGTGCCGGACGAAATCCTGAAGCCTCTCGACGCCCTCTTGAAGACCCGCCGCCCCGTCCGCTCGCGCTCGTAG